Proteins encoded together in one Zonotrichia leucophrys gambelii isolate GWCS_2022_RI chromosome 1, RI_Zleu_2.0, whole genome shotgun sequence window:
- the CCDC90B gene encoding coiled-coil domain-containing protein 90B, mitochondrial isoform X2, with the protein MVTQAQQEITLQQIMAHLDSIRKDMVILEKSEFANLRAENEKMKIELDQVKQHLMTETSKIRADSKLDINLERSRVTDMFTDQERKLMEATTEFHKKDANTNSIISEISNKIDTEIASLKTLMESNKLDTIRYLAASVFTCLAIALGFYRFWK; encoded by the exons ATGGTTACGCAGGCCCAGCAG gaaataacTTTACAGCAGATAATGGCACATTTGGACTCCATTCGAAAAGATATGGTCATCCTGGAGAAAAGTGAATTTGCAAACTTGAGAGCAGAGAATGAG aaaatgaaaattgaattAGATCAAGTTAAACAGCACCTAATG ACTGAGACCAGCAAAATCCGAGCTGACAGCAAGCTAGACATAaacctggagaggagcagggtgaCAGATATG TTTACAGATCAGGAGAGGAAGCTGATGGAAGCAACGACAGAGTTTCATAAAAAA GATGCAAATACCAACAGTATTATCTCAGAAATCAGTAATAAAATTGACACTGAAATAGCTTCCTTAAAAACACTCATGGAATCGAATAAACTTGATACCATTCGCTATTTGGCAG CCTCAGTGTTCACTTGCCTTGCAATAGCACTGGGGTTTTACAGGTTCTGGAAATAG